The genomic window AGATTTTTTTGTTTAGTGAAAGTCAAATAAAGGTTCGGTATAAAAACTAGTAATCTTAATCCTACCGCTTTAACGTAAGGTTAAAGGTCAACTGCAGATTTGGATGTATCTTAGCATGAACAATCTCCATTATTTTCAATGGTGAGCCAAGATGACTTACTTCTTTACTTAATTCATTTAATGCATTCTCGAGATTAATCCGTGAAAGGCTACTGTATGTTTTGTCCGAAATCAAATCATCCAAATCTCTATTATAAATTTCAACCATCCTATTGGAAATTTCTTGAGCATTATAATAATCGGCCCTATCAATTACTGAATTATCCGAAATATTGCTTAAATTACCATCAGGTTGATTAAAATGAGGATTTGCGAATATTGTATTATTTGTATTACCATCTGTCAAATTTGCAATTTTTGTAAAATCCATGCTGAGCATTACATTTGACGGAATTCCAAAAGCAGAACCATAGTTTCTTAGGACTTCATCTGCAAGATTAGCCATTGCCGTTGCAATAACAGTATTATTATAAAATTGGTCGCTGTCAACTATAAATGAATTCTCACTTATGATAATATCCTCCACAATATCGTCGATATTTTTCACATAATCAAAAGTTAAAGATTGATTATTATCGTTGCTTGTTAAACTATTATTTATTAGTCGATTTTCAACTAATATCAGGTTTATTAAAGTAAGAAATGTCGAATGGTCATCGGTATCGAAATTATGAGCGCCGGCATCCTGACCATTCATAGTTACGAAAAATAATGAAACTGTCAAAATACTAACATAAATTGATTTATATTCGATCTTCATGCTTAAAAATTTATTTTCTACAGTTTTTATGATATTTTATCAAATAAAATGAGTAAATAGTTCTGTTATTGCTGAGGCTTAAAAACAACTATACGCGAATTTCCTGTGTCAGCCACGTACACAGTTCCGGATTCTTTATCCACCCCTACTCCTTCAGGGTCAGTTAATTGTCCGTCGCCTGAGCCTGTGGAGCCAAATTTAGTTAGGAATTGCCCTTCGGTTGTGAACACTTGAACTCTATTATTGTTTTTATCAGTTACATAAATACTGTCATTAGCATCAATAGACAGACCTGACGGCCCTTGGAATTGACCATCAGCAACGCCTTTTGTTCCCCATTGTGAAAGATATGTACCGTCGTTACTAAACTTTTGAATTCTGTTATTCCCATAATCTGCTATATACACGTTACCACCTGAGTCAACAATAGAGCTTTCTGGATTTGATAACAGCCCATCAGATTCTCCTTCACTTCCCCATTTGTACAGAAATTGACCATCATTTGTAAATACTTGGACATTAGCAAGGTCTCTATCAGTTACAAATAACTTTCCTTGTGCATCATTTGCTGGAACATGTGGATGTAAGAATTGTCCATCGCCTTCACCCTCAGTACCCCATTGTGAAAGATATGTACCGTCGTTACTAAACTTTTGAATTCTATAATTAAATTGGTCTGCGATATACATATTGCCTTCTGCATCCATTGACATTGCAGAGGCTTTGTGAAATTGACCATTGCCTTCTCCTCCTTCACCGAATTTTGTTAAGAATTCGCCAGTAGGGTCAAATATTTGAATTCTGTGATTCGCATAATCAGGAACATATACTTTTCCATTAAAAAAATCTACATCATTCTGTCCATCAAATTGTCCATCACCTTCACCCGCTGAACCCCAACTAGTAAAATAAGTAAAGGTTAGATTCTGAGGCTGAGACTGTCCATAAGAAGCTGAATTAAAGGATAAAATAAGTATTGGAAGAACCAATAAAGAAATCAGAGAATACTGACTTGAATTCACAAGATTAAGTTAAAAAATAATCCATATAAACCAAGCTTCAATTCTATGGTGGTGATTCTTTAACGATATAAGAATAAT from Candidatus Nitrosocosmicus arcticus includes these protein-coding regions:
- a CDS encoding 6-bladed beta-propeller, producing MVLPILILSFNSASYGQSQPQNLTFTYFTSWGSAGEGDGQFDGQNDVDFFNGKVYVPDYANHRIQIFDPTGEFLTKFGEGGEGNGQFHKASAMSMDAEGNMYIADQFNYRIQKFSNDGTYLSQWGTEGEGDGQFLHPHVPANDAQGKLFVTDRDLANVQVFTNDGQFLYKWGSEGESDGLLSNPESSIVDSGGNVYIADYGNNRIQKFSNDGTYLSQWGTKGVADGQFQGPSGLSIDANDSIYVTDKNNNRVQVFTTEGQFLTKFGSTGSGDGQLTDPEGVGVDKESGTVYVADTGNSRIVVFKPQQ